DNA sequence from the Candidatus Zixiibacteriota bacterium genome:
GTGTGAGCGCTTTCAGGCTGTCGGGGATTTCGGAGAATCTGATTTTATAATGGGGTACCCCCAGCTTCAGCAGTGGGTCGCCGAAGAAAGCATATGAGCGGTCATTGGTATTCGGAACGGGTGTGCCGTATTCATATTGCCTCAAGAGTTTTGCCATGAATATCGACTGTCCGATCGAAAGGCTGTCGGCGCCAAAGAGGATATCAAAGATCTGTTTGTTGAACTCGGAGTTGGCGCTGGCATAGACCAGCCGGGTGGCCGCCAGCGTGGCAATGGCGCCGCCGCCGGGAAGACGGAGCAATTCCTCGGCCAGCCCCTCCTTCTGGGGATCATCAAAAAAGCCGATTGAGCAGGAGGCCGCCAGAATCAGAGCCAGCCGATCGGCGTTATGCAGTTGCGGCAGGTCGGTGTTGCGGTTGAAAACATGCTCGTGTGCCCAGGTGTCGGGATTGCCGTGCCCGATATAATTGATCATCAGGGTCCCTTCGTTGAAACTCCGGATAATATCGGCATTGACCCCCGGCTTCTGATGATTGGAGTCAAAAGGATAATCCCAGAGGTATATCTTGTTGCGGCGAAAAGCGGGCGGCAGGTGATATTTCTCGAGTTCTTCGGCCTGGCGGGTATGAAACGACTCCGTATTGGAAGTTCCGAATTCATCATCCGCCACAAGCGTGACCATCGCCCGCCAAGGACCATAATCTGTCGAAGCCTCATACCCTTTGACTTTATCGATCACCGTCCTTAATTCAGCGGTATTGCGGAGCGGCCAACGGGCGATCATCATATCGTAACCGCGCCCGCCGCTCGAAAATGAAGTGTCGCTGTCAAGCAGTCCATACTTTCCGAAATAGACATAGTTGTCGTCGGAAGCGGTAACATCCCTATTATTCAAATAGGGGGGAATAAGATTGACTGTGGCTGTTTTGAGATAATTTCTGTAATCGTAACTTCCGTCACCCACCAAAAGCACCGCCGAGGGGGGTGGGGAAGGGTAATTTTCATAGGTATATTTGAGGAAATTCCTGATGGCGGTGGGGTCATACATTCCATATGAAAACTGGTTAAAGATATCCTCAACGGCGATCAGGGATACATTTATCTGGTCGCCTGCGGCGCGGTAATTTCGGTAATCCTCAAGCTCGGGAATCAGTTCCCGTGGAGCAATTATAAACATATCGGTCGGTGTCGGGCTTTCTATTAGATGCGGAGTGACTGCCTTTTCGATGCTCGTGACATTGGCAATTTTAGAGGGTGAGCAGAGGTAGAAGCGGTTATGATCAGCCAGATTATATTGGAAACTGAGGTCTCCGGCCGCAGCAGCAGCGCCGATAATCATAACCGGCCGGCCGGGATCGAATACTTCCAGAACATAGGGGGTTGCACTAAATGTATTCTTGATAACCATTTCACCCCTCTGGGGAACAGCATTTGTAGAAAAATCGAAGACATCACCGGCGGGAGTCAAATCACCGGTATAGGCAATTTCACAGGCACCGAAAAATGGAGTCCGGCCAGTCAAGCCGTCATTCATATTGATCGTCATTTTATTAAGGCCGGCCACCAGACGGCTGGTGACAAAGCCAAATTCATCATAACGGTTAAAGGTGATAGCCGCCGGCTGGTCATTCACGGTCAACGTCATAGCATCCGCCCATCCGCGAAGAACGACATTGGCCGATTCGACTGGGATAGTCTGAGGAAGAGGAACATAGAAAGTAAATTGCTTCTGGTCGGTCCAGTACCATGTGAAATAATTGAATATTCTTCCCTCGCTGTCATAACCCAGGAGATTGCTATGCCCTGTCCGGGAATAAAATCTGGCACTGGTTATAGTGGTGTCGGGTGTATCAACGGGGGAACCGTCAATTGACTCCATCCGCAATCCCCCCTGCGCGAAATTGCCTGAGGCGGCCAACCAGTAACAGTTAGTACCGGTATAATGATTTTCAAGATAAAAAGGGGATAAATCGGACGGATAGACCCAGCGATCGGCTGTCTCGGAAAAAAATATGAGGTAATCGGAGAGATTGAAACGGCCATCACCACCATCAAAGACTCTGATCGGAATTTCCCGCAACCCGGGTACGGCGGAGTCATTTTCCACCGGCAATGGTCGGCCGCCGCCATAGAACAGATGAAGGGAATCGCTGTACAGGTTGACCAGCGACAACCCTGCCGAGGAAAGATTTTGCCCGGTGATTTTCACCAATCCTTCGCTTGAGGTCATGATTTTAAACCAGGTATTGGCTATTTCGAAGGGATTCTGGGCCGCTTTGGCCATAGGTGATCTCCGCAATGCCCCAGGCCAGCTCTTGAATTGGTCAAAATTCAGAATAGAATAGCCCATCACTTTTTCAAATAGCGGATCGCGGCCGATGGCCTCTCCTGACTCCACCCGGCGGAGAATCCGCTCGAATTTTACCGTCACCTCGACCTGCCCATAAAGAATATTCTGATAGAATGGAAAGATATTTAATGTGGTGACCTTTTTTCCCCGAACCATTCGGGTCGCTGCGATTTCCGCGAGGCCCTTGCCCGAGGATCTGATATAACGCATCGATTCGGGATCAGGAATTTGCGGCTTTGATGCCCTGGCATCGGAAATGGACACGACGGCACCATCGGGGATCCCAATAATTACCGGGCGGCTTATAATCGCGGCCGAATCCGGTGGATTGGACACCGAATACTTCAGAGGATCGGCGCAATGGAAAATGAAAGAGATGCCACTTTCATCTGATGAGATTATCTCGATATCGGAGTAATAAGATGAGACCGCCGGAGCGGCTAAACAGATAAGGAAAGAAACAAGAATTATGGCAGAGCTTTTCAGGGTCATAAAAAAACCGGGTTCCAAGTTAACCCGGCCCCATAACCCGGCATAAAAATATATGCAAGCCGACTTACGGTTAAAGGGCCGAAAAATTTCCTAAATATTTCTCATTTTTCAACAAAAACTCAAGTCCTTTAACCGATTAATCGATACTCTGTTCTCCTTCTAAGACTTTGTAATAGTTAAAAATATATGCTTTTTCTCACAAAAGTCAAGCAGACTAGACCGAAAAAGCCTTATTTTCCGTCCTTTTTCCTGCAATTTGGCGGCCGGAAATGGGCCATTTTCACCAGTTTTCCTATAAGTTATCCCGCAGCAAAGAGTTAATGTCTGCGCCAATCTCCGTTCCATATGCCCCAAGAACGTCTATTAGGCAAAGATGTTCATACAAATAGCCATAAAGTTACTTTAATTCTACCTGTTTTTCCGCCAGTTCTTCCAGTTCAACGGTGAAATGGCGCAGGTAGGCTGCCTGGCGAGTAATCTTCAGGCCTTTTATAGTATTCTTGCGGGCTGCAATTTCGCCGATTATATCGGCCACATAATCGAGATGCGAGCTCGTGAAAACCCGTCGCGGAACGGCCAGGCGGACCAATTCGCGGGGCGCTTCAACCTTCTCGCCGGTGACCGGGTCATGGCCGCCGAACATAAGCGAACCAATCTCTACGGCGCGAATGCCTCCCTCACGATACATTTCGACCGTAAGAGCCTGTCCGGGGAATTGCTCTCTGGGGATATGCGGGAGGAATTTGCCGGCATTGATGAAAATAGCATGGCCGCCGGTCGGCTTGATAATCGGCGCCCCGGCCTCCTCGATAATCTTTCCGAAATATTCCATCTGCCCGATCCGATAGGCAAGATAATCCTCATTGAGCGCCTCGGCCAAACCCACCGCTACGGTATCCATGTCGCGGCCAGACATGCCACCATAGGTGAAAAAGCCCTCAATA
Encoded proteins:
- the porU gene encoding type IX secretion system sortase PorU, with the protein product MTLKSSAIILVSFLICLAAPAVSSYYSDIEIISSDESGISFIFHCADPLKYSVSNPPDSAAIISRPVIIGIPDGAVVSISDARASKPQIPDPESMRYIRSSGKGLAEIAATRMVRGKKVTTLNIFPFYQNILYGQVEVTVKFERILRRVESGEAIGRDPLFEKVMGYSILNFDQFKSWPGALRRSPMAKAAQNPFEIANTWFKIMTSSEGLVKITGQNLSSAGLSLVNLYSDSLHLFYGGGRPLPVENDSAVPGLREIPIRVFDGGDGRFNLSDYLIFFSETADRWVYPSDLSPFYLENHYTGTNCYWLAASGNFAQGGLRMESIDGSPVDTPDTTITSARFYSRTGHSNLLGYDSEGRIFNYFTWYWTDQKQFTFYVPLPQTIPVESANVVLRGWADAMTLTVNDQPAAITFNRYDEFGFVTSRLVAGLNKMTINMNDGLTGRTPFFGACEIAYTGDLTPAGDVFDFSTNAVPQRGEMVIKNTFSATPYVLEVFDPGRPVMIIGAAAAAGDLSFQYNLADHNRFYLCSPSKIANVTSIEKAVTPHLIESPTPTDMFIIAPRELIPELEDYRNYRAAGDQINVSLIAVEDIFNQFSYGMYDPTAIRNFLKYTYENYPSPPPSAVLLVGDGSYDYRNYLKTATVNLIPPYLNNRDVTASDDNYVYFGKYGLLDSDTSFSSGGRGYDMMIARWPLRNTAELRTVIDKVKGYEASTDYGPWRAMVTLVADDEFGTSNTESFHTRQAEELEKYHLPPAFRRNKIYLWDYPFDSNHQKPGVNADIIRSFNEGTLMINYIGHGNPDTWAHEHVFNRNTDLPQLHNADRLALILAASCSIGFFDDPQKEGLAEELLRLPGGGAIATLAATRLVYASANSEFNKQIFDILFGADSLSIGQSIFMAKLLRQYEYGTPVPNTNDRSYAFFGDPLLKLGVPHYKIRFSEIPDSLKALTRHDVTGEVVDKISGAHVNLDGALDLFVYDSEIKKTHKVVNNFGDVVDTVIYSLIGPMIYRGTTTLSAGNFGFSFIAPLDIGYGGKGAKISTYGFGASTDAFGLADSIPVSAGVTVSGDSIGPTIEYTFAGRRNFVSGDRIIPGDRLELTISDSSGLNLTGGSGHGIMLVIDNKVENVLNLTDLFQYRPGSYSLGEIGYTPELLVPGLHSFKVKAWDNANNSSSVEFMAEVLESGKLMIADLLNYPNPMMEKTTFSFVLSSPARKVSLRIFTLSGKKIMSYEQNSVSADYHEFFTWDGRDGDGDRVATGVYIYKLTALSDQSEDAVESFGKVVVVN